From Schizosaccharomyces pombe strain 972h- genome assembly, chromosome: II, the proteins below share one genomic window:
- the fub2 gene encoding PI31 proteasome regulator family protein → MSYNGKDLGELQLKCHQSMLQAGAVFENCTFVNGDVLLEIPSFFIESLQFHYLINQSEKISLKLIFWNELVYLLGLNDTSKASATTSFQQGQIETKPDLTLFINELLTTKKEHKKLDNDNRESEIPFSDTRFHDEFDRESRACLHRSEFPKNPHAFLAQDLPHGLPHRRAALPCEALGFHPNVGDYFDWYPHRPNHFGGKFDGHSRGRGAGRGGFCGRHGRGGFGKRSGLHGCREEFWMQV, encoded by the coding sequence AGCAGGTGCAGTCTTTGAAAACTGTACTTTTGTAAATGGTGATGTATTATTAGAAATTCCATCGTTTTTTATAGAAtctcttcaatttcattatttaatcaATCAAAGTGAAAAGATTTCGTTAAAATTGATATTTTGGAATGAGTTAGTATACTTGCTAGGATTGAATGATACATCAAAAGCATCAGCTACAACCTCTTTTCAACAAGGTCAAATTGAAACGAAACCAGATttaactttatttattaacgAACTTttaacaacaaaaaaagagcacaaaaaattagacAATGATAACAGAGAAAGTGAAATACCTTTCAGTGACACGCGTTTTCATGATGAATTCGATAGAGAAAGCAGAGCTTGCCTACATCGTTCTGAATTCCCTAAAAATCCTCACGCATTCTTAGCGCAAGATTTACCACATGGTCTACCTCATAGGAGAGCAGCTTTACCTTGTGAAGCCTTAGGTTTTCATCCAAATGTTGGTGATTATTTTGACTGGTACCCTCATAGGCCAAACCATTTTGGAGGTAAATTTGATGGCCATTCTAGAGGTAGAGGTGCTGGTCGAGGTGGATTTTGTGGTCGTCATGGGAGAGGAGGCTTTGGTAAACGTAGTGGGCTACACGGATGTCGTGAGGAATTTTGGATGCAAGTGTAG